The Leptospira sp. WS39.C2 genome contains a region encoding:
- a CDS encoding SDR family oxidoreductase — MKQLSALDNSIIVIGRDLQKLEHTKKSFPKVHTIQCDVSDPKAIDALYEQVTKQFPDLNILINNAGIMKTINVHDTSGNLTDLTQEIEINLNGPIRMVKQFLPHLKTKSIAAIVNVTSGLAFVPLPGSPIYCATKAGLHSYTLSLRVQLKNTKVKVFELAPPATQTELLGDFSEEDSKGISIMKVEDMVKVAVDGITNDRFEIRPGQSNQLKMMSRIAPDFILKKLSRSVDRMLSNLN, encoded by the coding sequence ATCAAGCAACTAAGCGCACTCGATAACTCGATCATCGTCATTGGACGTGATTTACAAAAGCTCGAACATACTAAAAAAAGTTTCCCAAAGGTTCATACAATTCAATGCGATGTGAGCGATCCCAAAGCGATTGATGCACTGTACGAACAAGTTACAAAACAATTTCCTGATTTAAATATTTTGATCAATAACGCCGGCATCATGAAGACAATTAATGTCCACGACACGTCTGGAAATTTGACTGACCTTACCCAAGAAATCGAAATTAATCTCAATGGTCCAATAAGAATGGTGAAACAGTTTTTGCCGCACCTTAAAACTAAATCTATCGCGGCAATTGTTAACGTGACCTCAGGACTTGCGTTTGTTCCACTCCCTGGTTCTCCGATTTATTGCGCCACTAAAGCGGGACTTCACTCGTATACACTCTCTCTACGTGTACAGCTAAAAAATACCAAAGTGAAAGTCTTTGAACTCGCTCCACCTGCAACTCAAACCGAACTTCTCGGAGACTTCTCCGAAGAAGATAGTAAGGGTATTTCGATCATGAAGGTCGAAGACATGGTGAAAGTCGCTGTCGACGGCATAACGAATGATCGATTCGAAATTCGGCCAGGCCAAAGTAACCAGCTTAAAATGATGAGCAGAATAGCACCCGATTTCATTTTAAAAAAGTTGAGTCGGTCGGTGGATCGTATGCTGAGCAATTTGAATTGA
- a CDS encoding NAD(P)/FAD-dependent oxidoreductase, whose translation MSFVKTTVQVTNKGEEIKWDTEVLIIGAGPAGLGAAMSLGRLRRTALVCDDFRPRNLKAAHMHNFPSYEGLSPLEWRKKARKDIERYDTIHFYEGAVNSVVKIQGGFEATLSNQSSLKVKKVILAYGVEDRLPPIPGMQELWGKSVFHCPFCHAYEHRGERIGVFAKGAAIMRFIPMIYGVASEVTLFTNGKSELTAEQIEIFQRKNVRIIELPVEKMIHDGDSLRAVIAGGERFELEAILGGGPMPFKMKSDVGESLGCDKDEKGLYKVDEANRTSVPGVYAGGDSMSMQHSVVGALSTGQWAGATAALDLLSEAFSA comes from the coding sequence ATGAGTTTTGTTAAAACTACAGTTCAAGTAACTAACAAAGGTGAAGAAATAAAGTGGGATACCGAGGTTTTGATCATCGGGGCTGGCCCTGCTGGATTAGGAGCGGCTATGTCGTTGGGACGATTGCGGCGAACGGCCTTGGTTTGCGACGACTTTCGCCCGAGAAATCTAAAAGCTGCGCATATGCATAATTTTCCAAGTTATGAAGGTCTATCCCCTTTAGAATGGCGAAAGAAAGCAAGAAAGGATATTGAAAGGTACGACACCATTCACTTTTACGAGGGAGCGGTTAACTCAGTTGTGAAGATCCAAGGAGGATTTGAGGCCACGCTCTCAAATCAGTCTTCATTGAAAGTTAAGAAGGTTATACTTGCCTACGGGGTAGAAGATCGATTGCCACCGATCCCTGGTATGCAAGAACTATGGGGCAAATCCGTGTTCCACTGTCCGTTCTGCCATGCTTATGAACACCGTGGTGAAAGAATCGGTGTATTTGCTAAAGGCGCTGCGATCATGCGCTTCATACCAATGATTTACGGAGTGGCTTCTGAGGTCACGTTGTTCACTAACGGGAAAAGTGAGCTGACTGCAGAGCAAATCGAAATTTTCCAACGCAAAAATGTGCGCATTATCGAACTACCTGTGGAAAAGATGATCCACGATGGGGATTCTTTACGAGCTGTGATTGCGGGAGGGGAACGATTTGAACTCGAAGCGATTTTGGGTGGTGGCCCAATGCCGTTTAAGATGAAGTCTGATGTCGGTGAGAGTTTGGGTTGCGACAAAGATGAAAAAGGACTCTACAAAGTCGATGAAGCAAATCGAACGAGTGTTCCTGGAGTTTATGCCGGAGGTGACAGCATGTCAATGCAACATTCGGTAGTTGGTGCTCTTTCGACTGGTCAATGGGCAGGTGCGACGGCTGCACTAGATCTATTGAGTGAAGCATTTTCAGCTTAA
- a CDS encoding TetR/AcrR family transcriptional regulator — protein MVAKKEKTKKIIPQKADYHHGDLKRALLVAASEILEEVGYEGFSLRKCAARAGVSPNAPAHHFKDANGLLTSLAVEGFQTLSSKIRTKFLTMPKDTENPCSIASVEYLRFAKNNPALYKVMFGSRLDADYPDLKSATKESFESLRLSVSEFFPDKNSQDINAIAVQMWSSIHGLSMFLIEGRLNFLVGKDGFNSLSALEAAWRNVQSSLLSSTKIIQGE, from the coding sequence ATGGTCGCAAAAAAAGAGAAAACGAAAAAAATAATTCCTCAAAAAGCAGATTATCATCACGGAGATCTTAAGCGCGCTCTTTTGGTCGCAGCTTCAGAAATTCTTGAAGAGGTTGGATATGAAGGATTTAGTTTACGTAAGTGTGCGGCCCGCGCAGGTGTCTCGCCAAATGCTCCTGCACATCATTTTAAGGATGCCAATGGTCTATTGACCAGTCTTGCCGTTGAAGGATTTCAAACCTTGTCTTCAAAAATACGGACCAAATTTCTGACTATGCCCAAGGACACAGAAAATCCATGTTCGATTGCTTCTGTTGAGTATCTACGATTCGCTAAAAACAATCCGGCACTCTACAAAGTTATGTTTGGATCGAGACTCGACGCTGATTATCCAGATTTAAAATCAGCCACCAAGGAAAGCTTTGAGAGTTTGCGTTTATCGGTTTCGGAATTTTTTCCAGATAAAAACAGTCAGGACATTAACGCCATCGCAGTGCAGATGTGGTCGTCGATCCATGGTCTGTCAATGTTTCTCATAGAAGGTCGTTTGAATTTTTTGGTTGGGAAAGATGGATTCAATAGCCTTTCCGCTCTGGAAGCGGCTTGGCGAAATGTTCAGTCCAGTTTGTTATCATCTACAAAAATTATACAAGGAGAATGA
- a CDS encoding TIGR00730 family Rossman fold protein, with protein MTQFKNIAIYCGSSSGTAPSFAKEAYRLGETLAKHSIGIVYGGASVGLMGEVANGCLAKQGKVIGVIPTFLKRKEIEHIGLTELIQVESMHERKRIMFERSDAFVVLPGGFGTMEEFFEVVTWAQLGLHNKPIVVLNWNGFYDPLVKMFQTMVESGFLKKENLDLVVVLKESDEVLTHLRNYSPSKTEKWLSEDTI; from the coding sequence ATGACACAATTTAAAAACATCGCAATTTACTGCGGCTCATCCTCAGGCACTGCTCCTTCCTTTGCCAAAGAAGCCTACCGACTGGGCGAAACACTCGCAAAACATTCCATTGGAATTGTGTATGGTGGTGCGAGTGTCGGCCTTATGGGAGAAGTGGCAAACGGTTGTTTGGCGAAACAGGGAAAAGTCATTGGTGTGATTCCTACATTTTTGAAACGAAAGGAAATTGAACATATAGGGCTAACAGAACTCATACAAGTGGAATCCATGCATGAAAGAAAACGAATTATGTTTGAACGTTCGGATGCCTTTGTTGTGTTACCTGGTGGGTTTGGCACCATGGAGGAATTTTTTGAAGTGGTGACTTGGGCACAACTCGGCCTTCACAACAAACCCATTGTGGTATTGAATTGGAATGGGTTTTACGACCCTCTAGTTAAGATGTTCCAAACCATGGTGGAATCTGGTTTTTTGAAAAAGGAAAATTTGGATCTCGTGGTTGTCCTAAAGGAATCAGACGAAGTGCTCACTCATTTACGAAACTATTCCCCGTCTAAGACAGAGAAATGGTTGTCGGAAGATACCATCTAA
- a CDS encoding methyltransferase domain-containing protein, whose product MNEINSQSTRSRFIRLVFIFVFSFYFLLACDQNGSPEQTAFEKVYEEKKWGEGSGIGSWPENAGPYLKLLQEYLNDPKYNTIVDLGCGDWRLMETMIIPKEKNYVGYDLVSSLIEQNTKKYSKKNITFKVVRQLSDIRNVSADLLIVKDVLHHWPTSHINYFLKEILPNYRYALITNDYNLYALNQDIDFGEFRPINLQKAPFIQMSGLQVVFDYPSHGIIKRVYVYKNPRQTEATEGVGGTK is encoded by the coding sequence ATGAATGAAATCAATAGTCAATCCACCCGATCTAGATTCATCCGGCTTGTTTTCATATTTGTTTTCTCTTTCTATTTCCTCCTGGCTTGTGATCAAAATGGTTCGCCAGAACAAACTGCATTTGAAAAGGTATATGAAGAAAAAAAATGGGGAGAGGGATCAGGCATTGGCTCTTGGCCGGAGAATGCGGGCCCATATCTCAAACTCCTTCAAGAATATTTAAATGATCCAAAATACAATACTATTGTAGATCTTGGTTGTGGTGATTGGCGACTGATGGAAACCATGATCATTCCAAAAGAAAAAAATTATGTGGGATATGATCTTGTATCTTCGCTCATTGAACAAAACACAAAAAAATATTCCAAAAAAAACATCACATTCAAAGTTGTACGACAATTAAGTGACATACGGAATGTATCAGCTGACCTACTCATCGTAAAAGACGTATTACACCATTGGCCTACTTCCCATATAAACTATTTTCTAAAAGAAATACTACCTAACTATCGATATGCGCTCATCACAAATGATTATAATTTATATGCATTGAATCAGGACATAGATTTTGGAGAGTTTCGTCCTATCAATTTACAAAAAGCACCATTTATTCAGATGAGTGGCCTGCAAGTGGTTTTTGATTATCCATCTCATGGAATCATAAAACGAGTTTACGTGTACAAGAATCCCCGCCAAACAGAAGCAACCGAAGGAGTGGGTGGTACAAAATAA
- a CDS encoding SH3 domain-containing protein: protein MKTIVSIVISLMLISCISNSTKSEPVSLSNSKDSMLIEEIQFFKNLGFPLSAEMELQSFPTKSRVYQEKRKFYDVSFSASNSSGMPIKQRSFYIDLELKEKFLPTLGGREKNFYFLEGKIKSILNAEPMYPIVEDGRAFDIALTGIGFRYNDGNLSEVACYYHFDPCDEKILLTSAGEIQKVIKEKKTCKKGCGNLIFFRAPGSYKIADNKVRVRKEPSVKSEIITELNKDTPIEVIADAEVYEEVFPHYGTWGKVRLDDGTEGYVYGAFLRAPAEPDVVAIREKAEVWKKKNGWKGK, encoded by the coding sequence ATGAAAACCATCGTTTCAATTGTGATTTCTTTAATGCTTATATCATGCATTTCAAATTCTACCAAATCCGAACCAGTTTCACTATCTAATTCTAAGGATAGTATGTTGATTGAAGAAATTCAATTTTTTAAGAATCTTGGATTTCCGTTGTCAGCAGAAATGGAATTACAGAGTTTTCCTACAAAAAGTAGAGTTTATCAAGAGAAGAGAAAATTTTATGATGTCTCATTCTCCGCGTCAAATTCTTCAGGAATGCCCATTAAGCAAAGATCCTTCTATATTGACTTAGAACTAAAAGAAAAGTTCTTGCCCACGTTAGGTGGAAGGGAAAAAAACTTCTATTTCCTTGAAGGGAAAATAAAAAGCATTCTGAATGCAGAGCCTATGTATCCAATCGTTGAAGATGGGCGGGCTTTCGATATAGCGTTAACAGGTATTGGCTTCCGATACAATGACGGAAATCTTTCCGAAGTAGCCTGTTATTACCATTTTGATCCTTGTGATGAAAAAATTTTGCTAACTTCTGCTGGAGAAATTCAAAAAGTAATCAAAGAAAAGAAAACCTGTAAAAAAGGTTGTGGAAATCTAATTTTTTTCCGTGCTCCAGGTTCCTACAAAATAGCTGACAACAAAGTCCGTGTTCGTAAAGAACCATCTGTTAAATCAGAAATCATCACCGAACTAAACAAAGACACCCCCATCGAGGTGATTGCCGATGCAGAAGTCTATGAAGAAGTTTTTCCGCACTACGGCACTTGGGGCAAGGTGAGGTTAGACGATGGCACGGAAGGTTATGTATACGGTGCCTTCCTACGTGCACCAGCAGAACCGGACGTGGTTGCCATTCGAGAAAAAGCAGAAGTGTGGAAAAAGAAAAATGGTTGGAAAGGGAAGTAA
- a CDS encoding SH3 domain-containing protein: protein MKSGIISFFILLLSCSNQIRSEDEISRTESFLPEIKYLLESGVPISEAMMTKKYPDNWRGNLQAYNKNFNVFLGSSSVEIRHLSIRVGLNDKFNSYRFVGEGKQKEFHFIKGYINSISYSEPVNVPDQGSYQKRVGIGFNFKEGKLETLGCYFQQDPCGEAIHLNPQGEVTKVTREKTQCKKGCGHLVIYRIPGSYFIADNKVRVRKEPSTKSEIITELNKDTPIEVIADAEVYEEVFPHYGTWGKVKLDDGTEGYVYGAFLRAPAEPDVVAIREKAEEWKKKNGWKRK, encoded by the coding sequence ATGAAATCAGGTATCATTTCATTTTTTATACTTTTGCTGAGTTGTTCGAATCAAATCAGATCAGAAGATGAAATTTCAAGGACAGAAAGCTTTTTACCTGAGATCAAATATTTATTAGAGAGCGGAGTGCCCATCTCAGAGGCTATGATGACAAAAAAATATCCTGATAACTGGAGAGGTAATCTTCAAGCCTACAACAAAAATTTTAATGTTTTTCTCGGTTCATCATCGGTAGAAATTCGCCATCTATCGATTCGAGTGGGTTTAAATGATAAATTTAATAGTTATCGTTTTGTAGGTGAAGGAAAGCAGAAAGAATTTCATTTCATAAAAGGATATATAAACTCAATATCATATTCGGAGCCCGTAAACGTTCCCGATCAAGGCTCTTATCAAAAAAGAGTTGGTATTGGTTTCAACTTTAAAGAAGGAAAACTCGAAACTCTAGGATGCTACTTCCAGCAAGATCCATGTGGTGAAGCCATTCATTTAAACCCCCAAGGCGAAGTCACGAAAGTCACGAGAGAAAAAACACAATGCAAAAAAGGCTGTGGCCACTTAGTCATCTACCGGATCCCTGGAAGTTATTTCATTGCTGACAACAAAGTCCGTGTTCGGAAAGAACCCTCCACCAAATCAGAAATCATCACCGAACTAAACAAAGACACCCCCATCGAAGTGATTGCTGATGCAGAAGTGTATGAAGAAGTATTTCCCCATTACGGAACCTGGGGCAAGGTGAAGTTAGACGATGGCACAGAAGGTTATGTGTATGGCGCTTTCCTACGTGCACCTGCAGAACCGGATGTGGTTGCCATTCGAGAAAAAGCAGAAGAATGGAAAAAGAAAAATGGTTGGAAAAGGAAGTGA
- a CDS encoding HepT-like ribonuclease domain-containing protein codes for MYNEILFLNDKLSKTDENSFHNNNVLKRAFVRSIEIIGEASNKLSDSFKKKHN; via the coding sequence ATATATAATGAAATTCTCTTTCTAAATGATAAATTATCAAAAACTGATGAAAATTCATTTCATAATAATAATGTCCTAAAGAGAGCATTTGTTCGAAGTATTGAGATAATTGGCGAAGCTTCTAACAAACTTTCTGATTCTTTTAAGAAAAAGCATAATTAA
- a CDS encoding toxin-antitoxin system, antitoxin component, with amino-acid sequence MPQLSLYLDQDTLKKIELAAKKEKVSISQWVKGKLQSSFEKKWPDNFFQLYGSIEDDSFNKPDSLSLKNDNKREAF; translated from the coding sequence ATGCCACAGTTATCATTATATTTAGATCAAGACACACTCAAAAAAATTGAATTAGCTGCTAAAAAGGAAAAAGTTTCTATATCTCAATGGGTCAAAGGAAAATTACAAAGTTCATTTGAAAAAAAATGGCCAGATAATTTTTTCCAATTATATGGTTCGATAGAAGATGATTCCTTTAATAAACCAGACTCCTTAAGTTTAAAAAATGATAATAAGAGAGAAGCTTTTTGA
- a CDS encoding type II toxin-antitoxin system VapC family toxin, with protein sequence MNYFLDTNICIYFLKGRNDKIEYNIKKLNPNRIKIPSIVKAELLLGALKSQNPKKNRNVVLDFLDPFEIVGFNDIESEIYSEIRSNLESKGLPIGPNDLIIASIVLNNNGILITNNEKEFSRIVSLKLENWT encoded by the coding sequence TTGAATTATTTTTTAGATACAAATATATGCATTTACTTCCTAAAAGGTAGGAACGATAAAATTGAATATAATATTAAGAAACTTAATCCAAACCGAATTAAAATTCCTTCAATCGTAAAAGCAGAACTATTATTAGGTGCACTAAAAAGCCAAAATCCAAAAAAAAATAGAAATGTTGTCTTGGATTTTTTAGACCCATTTGAAATTGTTGGTTTTAACGATATAGAATCAGAAATTTATTCTGAAATTCGTTCAAATTTAGAATCGAAAGGATTACCAATAGGTCCAAACGATCTCATTATAGCATCAATCGTCTTAAATAACAACGGCATTCTAATTACAAATAACGAAAAAGAATTTTCAAGAATCGTGTCTCTTAAATTAGAAAATTGGACTTAG
- a CDS encoding SH3 domain-containing protein, whose translation MKNIFYIFVTVVLISCVSKSAKPETVLQLDSNKTTLIEEIQFLKDSGYPLSKELELDSFPSRSRAYEENKVLYKTLIKASSKIRMLSVHIEDNKPFLVYPQIGRSKNFSFDKGKILEVYNREPIPPIVEDGRSFDDSLNGINFRYNDGNLSEVACYYHFDPCDEKILLTPAGEIQKVIKEKNTCKKGCGNLIFFRAPGSYKIADNKVRVRKEPSTKSEIITELNKDTPIEVIADAEVYEEVFPHYGTWGKVKLGDGTEGYVYGAFLRAPAEPDVVAIREKAEEWKKKNGWKRK comes from the coding sequence ATGAAAAATATATTCTATATTTTTGTGACAGTAGTTTTAATTTCATGTGTTTCCAAATCTGCTAAACCTGAAACAGTATTGCAACTTGATTCTAATAAAACTACTTTGATTGAAGAAATTCAATTTTTAAAAGATTCTGGATATCCATTGTCGAAAGAATTAGAATTAGACAGCTTTCCTTCCAGAAGTCGAGCGTATGAAGAAAATAAAGTTTTATATAAAACATTAATTAAGGCTTCCTCAAAAATACGAATGCTATCTGTGCATATTGAAGATAATAAACCATTCCTAGTATATCCTCAAATTGGCCGTAGTAAGAACTTCAGTTTTGATAAAGGTAAGATATTAGAAGTATATAACAGGGAACCTATTCCTCCGATTGTAGAAGATGGTAGATCCTTTGACGATTCACTGAATGGTATCAACTTCCGATATAATGACGGTAATCTTTCTGAAGTAGCCTGTTATTACCATTTTGATCCTTGTGATGAAAAAATTTTACTAACTCCTGCCGGAGAAATTCAAAAAGTAATCAAAGAAAAGAATACCTGTAAAAAAGGTTGTGGGAATCTAATTTTTTTCCGTGCTCCAGGTTCCTACAAAATCGCTGACAACAAAGTCCGTGTTCGGAAAGAACCCTCCACCAAATCAGAAATCATCACCGAACTAAACAAAGACACCCCCATCGAAGTGATCGCTGATGCAGAAGTGTATGAAGAAGTATTTCCGCATTACGGAACGTGGGGTAAGGTGAAGCTAGGTGATGGCACGGAAGGTTATGTATACGGTGCTTTCTTACGAGCACCTGCAGAACCGGATGTGGTTGCCATTCGAGAAAAAGCAGAAGAATGGAAAAAGAAAAATGGTTGGAAAAGGAAGTGA